The following proteins come from a genomic window of Gimesia chilikensis:
- a CDS encoding O-antigen ligase family protein yields the protein MSKRRKQNRSQPEASSPALPDAAPISLGLFCDAKLLFLTGLLITARYFLPAESAPQGETLPLVLAWFLVVILFFTSQFTDCARSLRLDRFDAAVWLLVLGQALSVLVMILFYEGQQRAALHMLWEWMALGLTFSLFRRIVRFPSQRMTFLHCFMATIVLLSLYGIWQHHWMYKQLAREYQSVRQQYDAAVTPETQAKFQHELISMGVPANALSGSSRKQFEARLLDSSEPLGMFALANTFAGLLAVGFLIAVGLSVHSLLPPRTEGSPPVDRNRLQIAVYLISTMLISYCLILTKSRSAWGGALAGLVCLGLLKLLQRQRLRQTTQRLSRKQLITGVTLVVCVLVGFFLLATLSGGFDRAVLSEAPKSLQYRIEYWTGTWDVIKENLMWGTGPGNFREHYLKYKLPGSSEEIADPHNLFLDVWANAGLIALGGLLLIIALAGYQWFLKPLLQKQPADSRSLVNDEADSFLRMALVLGFAFTFPLLWILQLFLSGIDESVLWLFLPCWVVIYVLLRGGRKQTAAQAALDLSPTSLIPLSLAAGFVALSVHLLVAGGIAMPAITQTWLLLLALAFPVTPAPSPENSEQVDADQAQQRPPQSVHKKTLALALCSLLLILFVMSDFAPTFQRQSLVKRAEQTLMRGQSARIAQQLFSQAGQADPFSPEPWQALAELKFREGVQNRQAFEEAVSFKQAAIQRNPLSPLNYFELGRRYYEQFEASHQQEDLTDAIENLNRAVSGYPHNARYRALLAEVFHAAGQISESREQAEQALKLDQANRSAQHVDKYLTDETVSRMKQIINERQTNQN from the coding sequence ATGAGTAAACGCCGAAAACAAAACCGATCACAACCAGAGGCGTCCAGCCCTGCACTACCGGATGCAGCACCGATTTCGCTGGGACTTTTCTGTGACGCCAAGCTACTCTTCCTGACCGGATTACTGATCACTGCCCGCTATTTCCTGCCGGCGGAATCGGCCCCCCAGGGAGAGACACTCCCGCTCGTGCTGGCCTGGTTTCTGGTCGTAATCCTGTTCTTCACGTCTCAATTTACCGACTGCGCCCGTTCGCTCCGACTCGACCGGTTTGACGCAGCTGTCTGGTTGCTGGTACTGGGACAGGCACTGTCAGTCCTGGTAATGATCCTCTTCTACGAAGGTCAACAACGGGCGGCGCTCCACATGCTCTGGGAGTGGATGGCCCTCGGATTGACATTTTCTCTATTCCGACGCATCGTAAGGTTCCCCTCTCAACGGATGACCTTTCTGCATTGTTTCATGGCCACCATCGTCCTGCTCTCCCTCTACGGAATCTGGCAACATCACTGGATGTACAAGCAGCTCGCCCGGGAATATCAGTCGGTGAGGCAGCAGTACGATGCCGCCGTCACTCCAGAAACGCAGGCAAAATTCCAACACGAACTCATCTCGATGGGGGTCCCCGCGAATGCCCTCAGTGGCAGCAGCCGAAAGCAGTTCGAAGCGCGCCTCTTGGACAGCAGCGAACCGCTGGGCATGTTTGCCCTGGCCAACACCTTTGCCGGCCTGCTCGCTGTCGGGTTCCTGATCGCCGTAGGACTGAGTGTCCACAGTCTCCTGCCTCCCAGAACCGAAGGTAGTCCGCCAGTGGATCGTAACAGGCTCCAGATCGCGGTCTACCTGATCTCGACCATGCTCATAAGCTACTGCCTGATTCTGACGAAAAGTCGCAGTGCCTGGGGCGGGGCTCTGGCGGGCCTGGTCTGCCTGGGTCTGCTGAAACTGCTGCAACGTCAACGCCTCCGTCAGACCACGCAGCGGCTTTCCCGCAAACAACTGATCACAGGCGTCACCCTGGTTGTCTGTGTGCTGGTCGGATTTTTCCTGCTCGCCACACTCAGCGGCGGCTTCGACCGCGCCGTTCTTTCCGAAGCCCCCAAGTCACTCCAGTACCGCATCGAATACTGGACCGGTACCTGGGACGTCATTAAAGAAAACCTGATGTGGGGCACCGGTCCGGGCAATTTTCGCGAACACTATCTGAAATATAAGCTCCCCGGTTCGAGTGAGGAAATCGCCGATCCACACAATCTGTTTCTCGACGTCTGGGCGAATGCCGGCTTGATTGCCCTGGGCGGTCTTTTATTAATCATTGCGCTGGCAGGCTATCAGTGGTTCCTGAAGCCGCTGCTCCAAAAGCAGCCGGCAGACTCAAGATCCCTCGTGAATGATGAAGCTGATTCCTTCCTGCGAATGGCGCTGGTTCTGGGTTTCGCTTTCACATTTCCCCTGCTCTGGATTCTACAGCTCTTTCTGTCGGGCATTGATGAATCTGTGTTGTGGCTGTTTCTTCCCTGCTGGGTTGTCATTTATGTCCTGCTGCGAGGCGGAAGGAAACAGACCGCCGCCCAAGCTGCACTGGATCTGTCTCCTACATCATTAATCCCGCTCTCATTGGCTGCCGGCTTTGTCGCTCTCTCTGTGCATCTACTGGTGGCCGGAGGCATCGCGATGCCCGCCATCACCCAAACCTGGCTGCTCCTGCTCGCACTGGCTTTCCCGGTTACACCCGCTCCGTCTCCCGAAAATTCAGAACAGGTCGACGCAGATCAAGCACAACAGCGTCCTCCCCAAAGTGTACATAAGAAAACCCTGGCTCTCGCTTTATGTAGTCTGTTACTGATTTTATTCGTGATGAGCGACTTTGCGCCAACATTTCAGCGTCAATCGCTCGTAAAGAGGGCAGAGCAGACGCTCATGCGTGGGCAGTCGGCTCGGATTGCGCAACAGCTATTCAGTCAGGCCGGTCAGGCGGACCCGTTCTCCCCCGAACCCTGGCAGGCCCTGGCTGAGCTGAAATTCAGAGAGGGAGTCCAGAATCGACAGGCTTTCGAGGAGGCTGTTTCCTTTAAACAGGCAGCCATTCAGCGAAATCCATTGAGTCCGCTCAACTATTTTGAGCTGGGACGTCGGTACTATGAACAGTTCGAAGCATCACATCAGCAGGAGGATCTGACCGACGCGATCGAAAATCTCAATCGGGCCGTCTCCGGTTACCCGCATAATGCCCGCTACCGCGCTCTGCTGGCGGAGGTCTTCCACGCAGCGGGACAAATCAGCGAAAGCCGGGAACAGGCCGAACAGGCACTCAAGCTCGATCAGGCCAACCGCAGTGCACAACACGTGGACAAATATCTGACAGACGAAACGGTAAGTCGCATGAAACAAATAATTAACGAGAGACAAACGAATCAGAATTGA
- a CDS encoding MraY family glycosyltransferase: MLFFVFACLVPAFVISFLATALMRKLAPRWGLIDQPAQRKVHVTPTPLGGGVGIWMGVIIPIASAQLIAWIILKSGSTPAWIPRELAPHLEGVLYRSQQLWMVLGGGTILAVMGLLDDKLNISWKPRLIIQLLVAIGLVLGGVRGTLFVEQPWVGMVLTVAWIIVLVNSLNFLDNMDGLTSGIGLIAAVLFAWIMLRYTGEPRWLVAGVLLVLAGAIAGFLCHNWPPAKIFMGDSGSYFIGLLLSTMTVLGTFYSGNSSAGASEGARHVILAPLCILAIPLYDFCTVMIIRLKEGRSPFHADKSHFSHRLVELGLSKRDTVLTIHLATLTTGVGGLILYEVSSWNAALLIILMILCVLSIVTILENVGRKNRNE; the protein is encoded by the coding sequence ATGTTATTTTTCGTATTTGCCTGCCTGGTTCCGGCCTTTGTCATTTCCTTTCTGGCAACGGCACTCATGCGCAAACTGGCCCCACGCTGGGGACTCATCGATCAACCTGCCCAGCGGAAAGTTCATGTCACCCCCACCCCGCTCGGAGGGGGAGTCGGCATCTGGATGGGGGTGATCATTCCCATCGCTTCTGCTCAACTGATTGCCTGGATCATTTTGAAGTCAGGCAGCACCCCCGCGTGGATTCCCCGCGAACTGGCTCCGCATCTGGAGGGAGTCCTCTATCGCTCCCAGCAACTCTGGATGGTTCTGGGCGGAGGCACCATCCTCGCTGTCATGGGACTGCTCGATGACAAACTTAATATTTCGTGGAAACCACGGTTGATCATTCAACTGCTCGTCGCCATCGGCCTGGTGCTGGGCGGCGTACGGGGAACCCTGTTTGTCGAACAACCCTGGGTGGGTATGGTACTCACCGTGGCCTGGATTATCGTCCTCGTCAACTCTCTGAACTTCCTGGACAACATGGACGGACTCACTTCGGGCATCGGCCTGATCGCTGCAGTACTCTTCGCCTGGATCATGCTGCGTTACACCGGAGAACCACGCTGGCTGGTAGCAGGTGTCCTGCTCGTTCTGGCGGGAGCAATCGCTGGCTTCCTCTGTCACAACTGGCCCCCGGCAAAAATCTTTATGGGAGACTCCGGCAGCTATTTCATCGGGTTACTGCTCTCCACCATGACGGTTCTGGGAACCTTCTATTCGGGGAACTCTTCTGCAGGTGCGTCCGAAGGTGCCCGCCACGTGATTCTGGCCCCCCTTTGTATTCTGGCGATTCCCCTGTATGATTTCTGTACGGTGATGATCATTCGCCTGAAGGAAGGACGCAGCCCGTTCCATGCAGATAAAAGTCACTTTTCACATCGTCTGGTTGAACTGGGACTCAGCAAACGGGACACCGTGCTGACCATCCACCTGGCGACACTCACCACCGGTGTCGGAGGCCTGATCCTGTATGAGGTTTCCTCCTGGAACGCGGCACTGCTGATTATCCTGATGATTCTCTGCGTGCTGTCCATCGTTACGATTCTGGAGAACGTAGGTCGGAAAAATCGGAATGAGTAA
- a CDS encoding sulfatase, whose protein sequence is MQPSLEHPFRFSFTLLAAFCLSQLLLTGHGLQKLAAASKQRPNILFIFTDDHASHAMSCYGSKVNDTPNLDRIAREGMRFDNCFCTNSICGPSRAVILTGKHSHLNGFKQNGNKFDGSQQTFPKLLRKQGYQTAIVGKWHLASDPTGFDYSEILIGQGPYYNPPMIRNGERVKHEGYTTDIITDLALDYLKNQRDPNKPFMLMFQHKAPHRNWQPGPKHLHMYDDVTIPEPENLFDNYEGRGTAARQQDMTIAKTMTDFDLKLTPPKNLTPEQLKVWNAAYEPKNEAFRKARLKGKDLVRWKYQRYMKDYLRCVASVDDNVGRMLDYLEKSGLAENTVVMYSSDQGFYLGDHGWFDKRFMYEESYRMPLLARWPGVIKPGSVNTDLVSNLDFAETFLNIAGAPIPSDMQGVSLVPLFKGEETAWRKSLYYHYYEFYNDRRSAHMVRRHNGVRTKRYKLIHFYNLGEWELYDLEKDPQEMHSVYDDPAYAPIVKELKAELKSLQQQYQVPDDTGSVQKDPPSLYQKPRNSGTPQKKRAPKKQKQ, encoded by the coding sequence ATGCAGCCGAGCTTAGAACACCCTTTCCGTTTCTCATTCACTCTGCTCGCCGCTTTCTGTTTGAGCCAGTTACTGCTCACGGGGCACGGTCTGCAGAAACTCGCTGCAGCTTCCAAACAGCGCCCCAACATTCTGTTCATTTTTACTGACGATCACGCCTCACACGCGATGAGCTGCTACGGCTCCAAGGTCAACGACACTCCCAACCTCGACCGGATTGCCCGCGAAGGCATGCGGTTTGATAACTGCTTCTGCACCAACAGTATCTGTGGTCCCAGCCGTGCTGTGATCCTCACCGGAAAACATAGCCATCTCAACGGGTTCAAACAGAACGGCAACAAATTCGACGGTTCGCAACAGACCTTCCCGAAGCTGCTCCGCAAGCAGGGTTACCAGACCGCCATCGTCGGGAAATGGCACCTCGCCTCCGATCCCACCGGCTTCGATTACTCCGAGATCCTGATCGGCCAGGGGCCCTACTACAATCCTCCCATGATTCGCAATGGGGAGCGTGTTAAACACGAAGGCTACACCACTGACATCATCACGGACCTGGCACTCGACTACCTCAAGAACCAGCGAGATCCCAACAAGCCTTTCATGCTGATGTTCCAGCACAAGGCTCCGCACCGCAACTGGCAGCCCGGTCCCAAACACCTGCACATGTACGACGACGTCACCATTCCCGAACCGGAAAATCTGTTTGACAACTACGAAGGTCGCGGTACCGCAGCCAGACAACAGGACATGACCATCGCTAAGACGATGACCGATTTCGACCTGAAACTCACCCCTCCCAAAAATCTGACCCCAGAACAACTGAAGGTCTGGAACGCCGCTTATGAACCGAAAAACGAGGCCTTTCGCAAAGCCAGACTTAAAGGCAAAGATCTGGTCCGCTGGAAATATCAGCGTTATATGAAAGACTATCTTCGCTGCGTCGCCTCCGTCGATGATAACGTGGGCCGCATGCTCGACTATCTGGAAAAGTCCGGACTGGCTGAAAACACCGTCGTCATGTATTCCTCAGACCAGGGGTTCTATCTCGGCGATCACGGCTGGTTCGACAAGCGGTTCATGTATGAAGAATCCTACCGTATGCCATTACTGGCCCGCTGGCCGGGCGTCATCAAACCGGGTAGTGTCAACACAGACCTCGTCTCCAACCTCGACTTTGCAGAAACCTTCCTGAATATCGCCGGAGCCCCCATCCCCTCCGACATGCAGGGAGTCAGTCTGGTCCCCCTCTTCAAAGGCGAAGAAACTGCATGGCGCAAAAGCCTGTATTACCACTACTACGAGTTCTACAACGACCGCCGTTCCGCCCACATGGTTCGTCGGCACAACGGGGTCCGTACAAAACGCTACAAGCTGATTCACTTCTATAACCTGGGTGAATGGGAACTCTATGACCTGGAAAAGGATCCCCAGGAAATGCACAGCGTTTACGATGATCCCGCCTATGCCCCCATTGTTAAAGAGCTGAAAGCTGAACTCAAAAGTCTCCAGCAGCAGTATCAGGTTCCCGATGACACCGGTTCGGTCCAGAAGGATCCCCCGTCTCTGTATCAGAAACCGCGGAACAGCGGCACGCCTCAGAAGAAACGGGCACCGAAGAAGCAGAAGCAGTAA
- a CDS encoding tetratricopeptide repeat protein, whose product MLENVSPKVVHKLMAAEGYLELGMPIQALEALSTVEEAGPLEAMRLFLIGESYLRQERYHEAIEPLHQAARLFPVMESRKAWSSLSECFRLGGYHELAEVALLTAEAVEEIESSCEVLRAPREEFPRWEWMQVSSRMSGSVGSNWRDLPRIPR is encoded by the coding sequence ATGTTAGAAAACGTTTCTCCCAAAGTTGTACACAAACTGATGGCCGCTGAAGGATACCTGGAACTGGGAATGCCGATTCAGGCTCTGGAAGCACTCTCGACGGTTGAAGAGGCCGGCCCCCTGGAAGCGATGCGACTGTTTCTGATTGGCGAATCGTATCTGCGTCAGGAACGCTACCACGAAGCGATCGAGCCACTGCATCAGGCTGCCCGCCTGTTTCCCGTAATGGAAAGTCGAAAGGCCTGGAGTTCCCTGAGTGAATGCTTTCGACTGGGGGGCTATCACGAGCTGGCGGAAGTCGCACTGCTGACTGCTGAGGCGGTCGAGGAAATCGAATCCTCGTGCGAAGTCCTGCGGGCTCCGCGCGAAGAATTTCCGCGTTGGGAATGGATGCAGGTCTCTTCCCGGATGAGCGGATCGGTGGGGAGTAACTGGCGTGATCTGCCCCGAATTCCCCGCTGA
- a CDS encoding DUF6655 family protein, which translates to MFDKIRFFNNRISIWLLVLLLPCLCGCGKMISNSATEQLLTSDAVDQTISHLDFSTLSNKKVFFDTSYIKNIKGVGFVNGDYIISSLRQQIVAANCLIQEKKEDADYIIEARVGTLATNGHEVNYGIPASNMLSSAASLVPTAPAIPTIPEISLAKKNNQIAAAKISVFAYNQKTKERVWQSGVLQAKSTARDTWILGAGPFQRGSIYKDGAQFAGARIEIPIGSGDEFSNDSTVDYLEPAKFVETSETANEIPAEIKDRKVKTLAEWIQEESTEKNKPKEKPQSKQDATAKPKQEAPAEAEKQGGKQVTKAEPAPTVSEKQQVALEPEKFKTVLFLKPEEANGHKDWLQGDTSRLSTVWPNSPQAESDAASPKTEAEEKQDLEQMFRKIPAE; encoded by the coding sequence ATGTTTGATAAAATTCGGTTCTTCAACAACAGGATTTCGATCTGGTTGCTGGTGCTGCTGCTCCCGTGTTTATGTGGGTGCGGTAAGATGATCAGCAACAGCGCGACCGAACAGCTGCTGACATCTGATGCAGTTGATCAGACGATTTCACATCTCGACTTCAGCACGCTTTCGAACAAAAAAGTCTTCTTTGATACCTCTTATATCAAGAATATCAAAGGGGTTGGGTTCGTGAATGGCGACTATATCATCAGCTCTCTCAGACAGCAGATTGTGGCTGCGAACTGTCTGATTCAGGAAAAGAAGGAAGACGCGGATTACATTATTGAAGCCCGCGTGGGAACCCTGGCCACGAACGGCCATGAAGTGAATTATGGGATTCCAGCCAGTAACATGCTTTCCTCAGCTGCTTCTCTGGTCCCGACGGCTCCTGCGATTCCGACGATACCGGAAATCTCGCTGGCAAAAAAGAACAATCAGATCGCGGCTGCGAAAATCAGTGTGTTTGCCTATAACCAGAAGACGAAGGAGCGTGTCTGGCAGTCTGGTGTGCTGCAGGCGAAGAGCACGGCCCGTGATACCTGGATTCTGGGAGCAGGACCATTCCAACGAGGATCGATCTATAAAGATGGAGCTCAGTTTGCGGGGGCCAGGATTGAAATCCCCATTGGCTCGGGTGATGAGTTCAGTAATGATAGCACGGTGGATTATCTGGAGCCTGCGAAGTTCGTTGAGACTTCAGAAACCGCTAACGAAATTCCTGCTGAAATCAAGGACCGTAAAGTAAAGACGCTGGCCGAGTGGATCCAGGAAGAGTCGACGGAAAAAAACAAGCCGAAAGAAAAGCCACAGAGCAAACAGGACGCGACAGCCAAGCCGAAGCAAGAGGCCCCTGCAGAGGCAGAGAAACAGGGCGGGAAGCAGGTCACCAAGGCTGAGCCTGCACCAACGGTCAGTGAGAAACAACAAGTCGCGCTGGAGCCGGAAAAGTTTAAAACCGTGCTCTTCCTGAAACCAGAAGAAGCAAACGGCCATAAAGACTGGTTGCAGGGCGACACCTCACGCCTCTCCACTGTCTGGCCGAACAGCCCTCAGGCAGAGTCCGATGCTGCCTCTCCGAAAACGGAAGCTGAAGAAAAACAGGATTTAGAACAAATGTTTCGGAAAATTCCTGCTGAATAG
- a CDS encoding sulfatase, translating into MHVLIRSRNGLLCLFTFCQLSLLCVSVSPAAETRPNIVMILADDVSWNDLGCYGHPSIRTPNLDRLAKEGLRFDNAYLTISSCSPSRCSVITSRYPHNTGAPELHTPLPEGQVLFPQLLRDAGYYTVISGKQHMGPYALTSFDHVSKGKGPGREEDWVPILKKRPKDQPFFCWFSSTDAHRAWQKSKQTQPHQPEDVVVPPYLIDSPETRKDLAQYYDEISRLDYFTGQILDELDAQGIADNTLVLFFADNGRPFPRCKTRLYDSGIKTPMMVRWPKVISPGTVTNSLVSTIDLGPTFLQVAGVKADPRMQGVSFENLFTDPKAKVRDYAFAEHNWHVFKAHERMVRTGDWLYIRNALPGQRNLCVESIDFPSGEALWERYEAGKLNKHQKDVFLKPRPREELYKVSKDPHQFENLADKPEYASELARLRTVLDQWAEQTGDTIPDNPTPDRNQRPGEPKPGEFEHREMPGDARDAQKVNQPGPVLAD; encoded by the coding sequence ATGCATGTTCTGATACGTTCTCGAAACGGGCTGCTCTGCCTGTTTACATTCTGTCAGCTCTCCCTGCTGTGTGTCTCTGTTTCCCCGGCTGCTGAGACGCGTCCGAATATCGTGATGATCCTGGCAGACGATGTCTCCTGGAATGATCTGGGCTGTTATGGTCATCCCTCGATCCGTACTCCTAATCTAGATCGGCTGGCCAAAGAAGGTCTGCGTTTTGATAACGCTTATCTCACCATCAGCAGTTGCAGCCCCAGTCGCTGCAGTGTGATCACCAGTCGTTATCCACATAATACAGGTGCCCCGGAACTGCATACGCCACTGCCGGAAGGACAGGTATTATTTCCCCAGTTACTGCGCGATGCCGGCTATTACACGGTGATCTCCGGCAAACAGCATATGGGCCCGTACGCGTTGACCTCCTTTGATCATGTCTCCAAGGGAAAAGGACCGGGACGCGAAGAAGACTGGGTACCGATTCTCAAAAAACGGCCTAAGGATCAGCCCTTCTTCTGCTGGTTCTCTTCCACCGATGCACACCGTGCCTGGCAGAAATCCAAACAGACTCAGCCGCATCAGCCTGAGGATGTAGTTGTGCCTCCGTATCTGATTGACAGTCCGGAAACGCGGAAAGACCTCGCCCAGTATTACGATGAGATCAGCCGTTTGGATTACTTCACCGGTCAGATTCTGGATGAACTGGATGCCCAGGGAATCGCGGACAATACGCTGGTGTTGTTCTTCGCTGATAACGGACGTCCCTTTCCCCGTTGTAAAACCAGACTCTACGATAGTGGTATCAAAACGCCGATGATGGTTCGCTGGCCCAAAGTCATTTCGCCGGGAACCGTGACGAACAGCCTGGTCAGTACAATTGACCTCGGGCCGACTTTTCTGCAGGTTGCGGGCGTCAAAGCGGATCCACGGATGCAGGGTGTCAGCTTTGAGAATCTGTTTACCGATCCGAAGGCGAAGGTCCGTGACTACGCATTTGCCGAACACAACTGGCACGTTTTCAAAGCCCACGAACGTATGGTTCGTACCGGCGACTGGCTCTATATCAGAAACGCGTTGCCGGGGCAGCGCAATCTGTGCGTGGAATCAATCGACTTCCCCTCGGGCGAAGCATTATGGGAACGTTATGAAGCTGGCAAGTTGAACAAACATCAGAAGGATGTGTTTCTCAAGCCTCGTCCACGGGAAGAGTTATACAAGGTCAGCAAAGACCCTCACCAGTTTGAGAATCTGGCAGACAAGCCTGAATATGCGAGCGAACTGGCTCGTCTCCGCACAGTGCTGGATCAGTGGGCTGAGCAGACCGGGGATACGATTCCCGACAATCCGACTCCAGACCGGAACCAGCGCCCCGGGGAACCGAAGCCGGGTGAGTTTGAACATCGTGAGATGCCCGG